The Proteus sp. ZN5 genome includes the window TGATGAAGTAAAAATACAGAAAGATAAAATTATTGATGCAGATATCATTTTACTACAATTAGAAACAAATATTGAAGCATTAAAAGAAATTATTGCTATTGGAAACGAGAATAATATTCCTATTATTCTTAATCCGGCACCTTATAACAGAATAGTTAATGAATTACTTCCGATGATAGATGTATTAACACCTAATGAAACGGAAGCGAGTTTATTATCTGGAATAGAAGTACTTGATTTAGAATCCGCAAAAAATGCTGCGGTTTCTATTTATCAGCAAGGCGTAAATAAGGTGGTTATTACGCTGGGTAGTAAAGGTTCGTTAGCTTATGACGGATATAAGTATATTTACTCGCCGGCATATCCGGCAGTTGTAAAAAATACAGCAGGGGCAGGTGATGCTTTTAATGGTGCACTCGCTGCCTCGTTGGCAAAAGGAAAGCAGTTTTCTTATGCGTTACGCTATGCATCAGCTTTTTCATCATTAGCTGTTGAGACGAGTAATGCTTCAGAAATGCCTGAAGATATTAATGTCATGCATCGCATCAATCAAACAACATATTCACAGATTGTCACCCAATCCCCTGAATAAATAATCTTTTTTGAAAGAGGAATAAAAATGAAAATCTTATTTATTGGTGAGTCATGGCACATTCATATGATCCACTCCAAAGGCTACGACAGTTTCACTTCCAGCAAATATGAAGAAGGTTCAACGTTCTTATTAAGTTGCTTAAGAGAAAAGGGTGTTGAAGTTGATTATATGCCTGCTCATACCGTTCAGGTTGCATTCCCACAAACGGCTGAAGCATTAGCTAAATACGATGTCATTGTCATTAGTGACATTGGTGCAAATACGTTCCTTCTGCAAAACGATACTTTCTATAACATGAAAGTTATTCCTAACGCATTAGGGTTAATTAAAGAGTTTGTAGTTAATGGCGGTGGTTTATTAATGATTGGTGGTTACCTGTCATTTATGGGTATTGAAGCTAAAGCAAACTACAAAAACACATTACTTGCAGAAGTTCTGCCTGTTGAAATGCTAGATGGTGACGATCGTGTTGAAGCGCCTGAAGGTGTATTTGCAAGTGCTGTTAATGCTCAACATGCATCAGTAAAAGGTTTTGGTGAATGGCCAATGTTCCTTGGCTATAACAAAGTTTCAGCTAAAGAGAATACAGAGACTGTATTAAATATTGGCGAAGATCCATTACTGGTATTTGGTCAGTTCGAAAAAGGAAAAACAGGTTGCTTTATGAGTGACTGTTCTCCTCACTGGGGTAGCAAAGAATTCTTAGCATGGCCTCATTATGCAGATATGTGGGTCAACATTCTTAAACAAATCGCCCGTTAATTTGAATTAAGAATAACTGTCATAAAAAGTAAAAAAGCGCAGAGTTGCCGCTCTGCGCTAATAAAAAACCGATTACTTGAAAAATAAAAAAAGAAATCACTCATAGCCAATAATCCAAAAGGAACATCTTATGAGTACAAAAAATTTATCAACACCATTGCTGATGTTAGCAACTGTGTTAGCAGGTATGCTATCACCAATGCAGTCGGCGGTGAATGGGCAGTTAGGGCATGTTTTAAAAGATGGTAACGCCAGTGCAGTTATCTCTTTTGCCAGTGGTTTAGTGGTGATGTTTTTTATCATCATGTCGAAAAAACAGTATCGCCAGCAATTTGCTTCAATTCCAAGTTTAATTAAAACGCGCAAAATTCCATTATGGAACTGGTTTGCGGGTCTTTGTGGTGCAATGGTTGTTTTCTCTGAAGGGGCTTCTGCGAGCGCATTAGGGATTGCAACATTCCAAACAGCATTGATCTCAGCACTCTTATTATCAGGCTTATTATGTGACCGCTTTGGTGTTGGTGTTGATGAGAAAAAATATTTCACGCCATATCGTGTATTAGGTGCAGTATTAGCCGTTATTGCAACTTTATTTGTGGTCTCTCCACAATGGCACTCAACCTCATTTATCTATTTAGCAATCTTACCTTTCCTTGCAGGTTTATTAGCCGGTTGGCAGCCAGCAGGTAACTCTAAAGTTGCAGAAGCAACCGGTTCTATGATGGTGTCTATCACTTGGAACTTTATTGTTGGCTTCACTGTTTTAACCATTGCTCTTATTGTTCGTATGGCATTAGGCCATATCACTCTTGAATTACCAGGTACTTGGTGGATGTATTTAGGTGGTCCTTTAGGACTCATGTCTATCGCATTAATGGCTATTTTAGTTCGTGGTTTAGGCTTACTGATGTTAGGTGTTGCTTCAACAGCAGGTCAATTATTAGGTTCTGTATTAATTGACTTATTATTACCTTCATTAGGCAATACCGTTTATTTAGTGACAATCATCGGTACATTATTTGCGCTAGTAGGTGCGATTGTAACCACAATCCCTGAATTCAGAGCCACTAAGTCAGCAAAAGCGTAGGAGTATCGTAATGAAAGGTTATATTCAAACCGTAACTGGCCCCGTGAAAAAAGAAGATATGGGGTTAACATTACCCCATGAACACCTCTTTAATGATCTCTCAGGTGTTGTTGATGAACCTTTTTATGAATTCTCGCATGTGTTAGTTGATAAAAAAGTGAGTGCAGATATTCAGTGGGGACTTAAATACGATCCATATTGCTGCTGCGATAATATGGATAAGAAACCAATCGAAGATGTTATTTTTGAATTAAATAACTTCAAAGAATTAGGTGGAAGAACAATTGTTGATGCAACTGGCTCTTCATCTATTGGACGTGATATTAGAAAATTAAGACAAGTTGCAGAGATAACAGGCATTAATGTTGTGGCTTCTTCTGGGCTTTATATTGAGAAGTTTGAAGGAGAACGACTGGCTGATGATATTGATGCAATGGCAAAAATCATTGATGATGAATTGAATGTAGGTATCGATGGTACTGATATTCGCGCAGGTATGATTGGTGAAATTGGTGTTTCTCCCTTCTTTACTGATGGTGAGAAAAATAGCTTAAGAGCAGCGGCTATTGCACAAAACAGTAATCCTCATGCATCGATGAATATTCATATGCCGGGTTGGCAACGTCGTGGTGATGAAGTTTTAGATATTCTATTAACTGAAATGGGATGTAATCCCGCGAAGATTTCATTGGCACACTCTGATCCATCAGGCAAAGATATTGATTATCAATGTAAAATGTTAGATCGTGGTGTTTGGCTTGAGTTCGATATGATTGGTCTCGATATCTCTTTCCCTAAAGAGGGGGCAGCACCAAGTGTTATGGATACCGTAGAGGCTGTCGCAACCTTAATTGAAAGAGGCTATGGTAGCCAAATTGTATTAAGCCATGATGTGTTCTTAAAACAGATGTGGGCGAAAAATGGGGGTAATGGTTGGGGCTTTGTTCCTAATGTATTCCTTTCATTATTGGCTCAACGTGGTATTGATAAATCTATTATCAAAAAATTATGTGTTGAGAATCCAGCCAATTTGTTGGCTTAAATCTGAAGTGAATAAATAACAATAAATATACCCCTTGAAATAAATTTAGCGGCACTTTAATCGAGAGCCGCTTTTTTTATGTCTTAAGGAAAGAAAGACAAATTTAGGTATTAACGTAAATGGTAATTCTCGATATAACGTAATGAATGTGTTGAACCATTAATCACTAAAGAGTGTGTTTGTAGGTATTGGGTTTGTTGATTAACACCCGATAAGAAATCACCTTTGGTAATAGCGGTTGCTGCAAACATAACATCTTGATTACGTACTAATGTGTCTAATGACAACTTGATATTTACATCAGTACCCATTTTATGACAACGAGCAATTTCAGAAACGGCATATTCTCTATTTTCTGCACTATTTCCTTTTGCAATATCACGAGTAATTAAACGTGCCTGCATATCACCGCCTAATGCCTTAGCAATCGCAGCACTAATAACACCTTCAGGTGCTCCACCAATGCCGTACATAACATCAATACTGTTATTAGGCATTGTGGCATATAAAGAGGCTAAAACATCACCGTCAGGAAGTGTAATAACATTAATGCCTTTAGCGCGTAGATCTTTAATAATATCGTGGTGACGTGGTTTATCTAAAATAGCGAGAGTTAATTGCTCAATAGATTTATTTAATGTTTGTGCAATAGCATCAAGGTTATATTCAAGACAATGGTTAAGATCAATCACGCCGGCAGCTTGCTTACCAACAATTAATTTTTCCATATACATGTCGGGAGCTTGTAAAAAACTGCCTTCAAAGCCAGCAGCTAAAATTGCTAGGGAATTATTTTCACCTGTTGCTACCATACGAGTACCGTCAATTGGGTCAACTGCAATTTCTATTTTATCGCCGTTCCCATTACCAACTTTTTCACCAATATAAAGCATAGGGGCTTCGTCTATTTCACCTTCGCCAATGATAATTTCACCATTGATATTTAGGCTATTCAAACGTTCACGCATAGCACTGACAGCGGCATCATCTGCTGCGTTTTTATTTTGTTTTCCAATCCAAGGCATTGCTGCAATAGCTGCGGCTTCTGTTACAGAAGCGATAGCGTTAGTTAATTCGTCATTTAATTTCATATTATGAGTGTGTTTTGCAATATAAATGGAAGATTAAGATAGGTTACCGATCATACCTTTTTTTCGAAATTATGTGCTAGGTTTAAATCAAGAGTTCTCGAAATAGATTATTTAGGAATAAACTAAGATAAATCTGTGAAAATTAAAGTATAACTAAGGTTAAGAGATTAAAAACCATGTGATGCTTAACGCAAAAGGATTAGGTTTATGGACGACTTTTTGGCGCTCATCGTTACAATATTTGTTGTGGTATCTTTATATTGGCAATACCACTCTTATACAAATAGCAACTCATTGCTGTATCGAATTAAACAGCTTGAAGAAAAACTTACTGAGCAACAAGAGAAATTATTTAAGTTATTAAATAAAGACAAAACTGTGGATATTCGCGCAGAGCTTGATGCTCAGAAAAGCGAAGTTAAGGATTTATCCCATGATATAAAAAGAGAGCCTCAATCAACAGTTTCAACCGCTTCAACTTATCAATCCAAAACGGTTGACTCTAAAACAGTTGAACCTATTAATACAACAGAACATGTGCAAAACAAGGCGCAGAATAAAGAAACGCCAGAATATCAACGCGCACAAGCATCACAAGAAACAACATTTAATAAAGTTTTTCCTAAAGAAGAAAAATCAGTTGTTCAATCTTCTATGGCTAATGATATTAACCTTGAAAATAAACAACCTAATAAACCGGAAATACCAACAGTCCCTACACCTAAAGAGCCTGAATCTTATCAACCTAAGGTAGCAACAAGCCGTTTTGCTCGTCATTATCAAAAAGAGGCGAAGCAAACATATACTGAATTAACATCAGAGTCTCTTGTGGAGAATAGCACGAATGTGGCAAGTGCTAGCCTTGCGGGATCTGAAACCGGTCATTTAGGAAATGCTACACCTCAAGTAAATAGACCTGCATCGCAATATAGACCTAATTTAAATCCTCGTCCAAAACGTCAACAGAAATCGATTTTGGGGCTTATTTGGAATTGGATAGTAACAGGAAATCCGCTGGCTAAAATAGGAATGCTATTGCTCTTTTTTGGTCTATCTTATTTACTTAAATATAGTATTGAGAACGAGCTTATCTCAGCATCAACACGTTTAATGATGGCTGGAACAGGATGCTTGACCTTATTAGGTATTGGCTGGTGGCTTAGAAAGAAAAACTTGATATATGCATTAATTTTGCAAGGTGGTGGCGTTGGCGGGCTCTACATTACTATTTTCGCCGCAACTAAAATTTATGAATTTATTCCTATTGGTATCGCTCTCGCTATTATGGTGTTTATCTGCTTGCTCAGTGTAAGTTTGGCAGTTATTCATCGAGCTATTAGTTTAGCTATATTAGCCTCACTTGGTGGTTATTTAGCGCCTGTTTTACTATCTACAGGTGATAACAACTATGTTGGATTGTTTAGCTATTATCTAATCCTGTCAATTGGCATTCTTATTATCAGTCATTGGCAAGTTTGGCGTTTATTAAATCTTATTGGTTTTGCTTTTACTTTTGGTATTGGTTTTATATGGGCAATACCAAATTACAGTCATGCCGATTATTTACCTTGCCAGCTATTTTTAATTGCAAATTGGTTGATTTTTGGTATTGCAACGGAGCTTTCAACATTAAAAAATAAACTGAAACTTAATATTTCTTTTGATGCCACATTACTATTTGGTACACCATTAATTGGTTTTATCTTCCAACATCGATTAGCCTCAGAATGGGAATATGGTGTTGCTATTGCTTCATCACTTTATGGATTAGCATATTTTGCACTAAGTTGGTTTGTGCTTAAACGTTATCGTGAAGAGGGTAAATTATTGGCGATTGCCTTCTTTATGCTCTCTGCTACCTTTGCCACTTTAGCTGTACCATTTGCATTCTCTGCTGAATGGACATCGATTGTATGGGCAATTGAAGGGGTGATGATCCTTGCGTTTTCTGTTTTACAGCAGCAAAAGAAACCCGCTATTGCAGGGACTCTTTTAGTTGCAGTTTCCTTTATTTTATTATTTAACATGCCAGTTACCTTGTTAGGCGATTGGCTAATGATCGTAATACAAGTAATCGCTGTATTTGCTGTTGCCGTACTGTGGTATCGAGCTAAATTTACTAATATTGATAATCAAACTATTGGATATGTAACACTATTTATCTCTGTTGTAAGTTGGGGATATAGCGTTTTACTTTTACAAGAGTATGGAGAGTATTGGCTCTACCCAGAGGTAAAATCCATTACCTTTGCATTTATTCTTATTAGCTGTTTGGGCATGTACTTTGCGGGTAAGAAAACCCAATTTTCTGAGTTGGCAAGTTGCTCTATTTTATTATGGCCGATATCAGCGCTTATTATGTTGGTGTACATCTATCTTGCAGGTTCGCTAATTGATAATTGGTTAAGTGCGATTATCTGGGTTGCAACTTTTGCAAGTGGTTTCTACTTGCTTAAAGTAAATACGTTATTACCGAAACAGAGGATTAATAAAGCGTTTATCCATAGCATGCATCTTGTCTTTATTGGTATTTTCTTATTTACTGAAATTATCTGGTTGCTGGATGTTACGTACCTTTATGTGAGCTTACATTTTGCAAGCGTTATTCTTGCTATAAGTTTATTTATTGCAATAAGTTATATGTTAGCAATGAGAGTTAATTGGATAAAAGAGTACCAAAATACTTATTGGTTAGTTACTTTACCTGTTTTAGGGTTACTGGCACTTTCTTTAATCTTTGCAAACTTTAATAACGGTACTGAAAGTGGAATTAAATTTATTCCATTATTTAACTTGATGGATCTAATGGGGATTGTTGGAATATGGGTTGGCTATAAATTTATTTCAGTAATAAAACAGTCACCTAAGTATCAAGCATTATTGCAAAATAACTTACCGGTATTTAATTACATTATTCCTGCTATGATTTTCTGGTGGGCAAACGGTATTTTATTAAGAGGATTAGTTTTTGCAACAGATGTTGATTGGTCAACTTATGCAATCATTAGTTCTAAAGTAATCCAAACAGTATTAGCCATTATTTGGGCGATTACGGCATTAGTGGCTATGGTAATGGCGACACGTAAGAAATCACGCTCACAATGGTTTATTGGTGGTGTGCTGTTGGCCGTGGTTATCGCTAAATTGTTCCTAATTGATACATCATTAAGTAGTGGATTGCTGAGAGCATTGGCCTTTATTGGTGTTGCAATATTGATTTTATTAATTGGGTATTTCTCACCATTACCGCCGAAAAAACAAACGAATAATACAAGAGTGTAAGTCATTTTTAGCTTGCGTAGTGTTCATGTTAGTAATTAAATCATGCATATAATCTTAGGTGGTTAGTGCATGATTTAACGAAAAGGAGCGTTATAATGCATCAAGGTCAATGTTTGTGCGGTAAAGTTAAACTATCGACAGCACAAGATATATCTGCGCTCAGTGTTTGTCATTGCAGTATGTGTTTGCGTTGGAATGGTGGCCCAGGTTTTTCAATTGATTGTAAATCAGATTTGAAGATTGAAGGTGAAGAAAATATAACACGCTATGATTCATCTTTATGGGGAGAACGAGCATTTTGTAAGCATTGTGGCTCTCATCTTTTTTATCATTTAAAAGATACCAATACTTACTATGTATCAGCAGGATTATTCCCTGATGCCAAAGAAAGCAAACTAACAATGCAAATTTATATAGATAGCAAACCTCTTTATTATAATTTTGTAGAAAAAACACCGATGCTAACAGAGCAAGATATTATGAATATGTTCAATAAATAATATTTCAATTATTAGTTTTTTATATTTTTCATTCTTTAAAGACTCTTTTCTAGATGAGTCTTTTTTATAATTTTATTAAATTAATATTAATTAATGCTAAGAAAGAGATGGGTTGCTGATTTTTATTATAGTATGATATTTTTGTTAAGGGGGTGGAAAGCTAAACTAACATTCTTTGTTATATTTCAATTAAAGGGAAACGTTGTTGATAAATACATTGATAATAAGTCAAGTTGAAATATTTAGCTTGGGAATAAAAACACTTCTTAGCCAGATTAAAAAAATTAATATCCGAAAGGTGATGAATGATGAAAGTGATGCATTTCGTTATTGTCGACAATTTTCGGTTAATCTTATTATTATTTATTCAGCACCTTCACTCTCATTAATTGATTCTATAAAAAGAATAAAGCGATCATCTTTATCAATTAAAATTATTATTATTTCACCAAAAATAGACTCTATATTATCAATAACACTTCTTCAATTGGGTATTGAAGGTTTTATTGTTATTGATACTTCTTGTGAGAATATTCTGCAAGCTATCCGACAAGTTTGTATCGGTCAACGGTATATAAGCCAAGAGTTAGCGATGGAGCTCGCACTAACAAAATTACAGCAAGAATTAAATCCGTTACATCATCTCTCAGAAAGAGAATTGCAGATTATGTCAATGATCATTAGAGGAAAAAAAATCTCACAAATCGCAAGTGAGTTGAATATTAATACAAAAACAGTAAATAGCTATCGTTACCGAATGTTTAGTAAACTTAAAATCTCAGGTGATGTAGAATTAACTCATATAGCAATACGTTATGGGTTAATTGAGATAGAGAGTCATTTACAAAGTGGAAGACAAATTTGACGCCAAAGCATTCTTAAGCCGAGTCACGGATAAACCAGGTGTTTATCGGATGTACGATGCGACAGACACAGTAATCTATGTTGGCAAAGCGAAAGATCTGAAAAAGAGGCTTTCGAGCTATTTCCGTACACAAGTAAATAGCCGTAAGACCGAAGCTCTAGTGAAGTGCATCGCCAATATTGATGTCACGATCACCCATACAGAAACGGAAGCTTTATTGCTTGAACATAGCTACATCCAGCGTTATCAACCTCGTTATAATGTGTTGTTACGCGA containing:
- a CDS encoding LuxR C-terminal-related transcriptional regulator, translating into MINTLIISQVEIFSLGIKTLLSQIKKINIRKVMNDESDAFRYCRQFSVNLIIIYSAPSLSLIDSIKRIKRSSLSIKIIIISPKIDSILSITLLQLGIEGFIVIDTSCENILQAIRQVCIGQRYISQELAMELALTKLQQELNPLHHLSERELQIMSMIIRGKKISQIASELNINTKTVNSYRYRMFSKLKISGDVELTHIAIRYGLIEIESHLQSGRQI
- a CDS encoding methylphosphonate esterase; protein product: MKGYIQTVTGPVKKEDMGLTLPHEHLFNDLSGVVDEPFYEFSHVLVDKKVSADIQWGLKYDPYCCCDNMDKKPIEDVIFELNNFKELGGRTIVDATGSSSIGRDIRKLRQVAEITGINVVASSGLYIEKFEGERLADDIDAMAKIIDDELNVGIDGTDIRAGMIGEIGVSPFFTDGEKNSLRAAAIAQNSNPHASMNIHMPGWQRRGDEVLDILLTEMGCNPAKISLAHSDPSGKDIDYQCKMLDRGVWLEFDMIGLDISFPKEGAAPSVMDTVEAVATLIERGYGSQIVLSHDVFLKQMWAKNGGNGWGFVPNVFLSLLAQRGIDKSIIKKLCVENPANLLA
- the glpX gene encoding class II fructose-bisphosphatase, with amino-acid sequence MKLNDELTNAIASVTEAAAIAAMPWIGKQNKNAADDAAVSAMRERLNSLNINGEIIIGEGEIDEAPMLYIGEKVGNGNGDKIEIAVDPIDGTRMVATGENNSLAILAAGFEGSFLQAPDMYMEKLIVGKQAAGVIDLNHCLEYNLDAIAQTLNKSIEQLTLAILDKPRHHDIIKDLRAKGINVITLPDGDVLASLYATMPNNSIDVMYGIGGAPEGVISAAIAKALGGDMQARLITRDIAKGNSAENREYAVSEIARCHKMGTDVNIKLSLDTLVRNQDVMFAATAITKGDFLSGVNQQTQYLQTHSLVINGSTHSLRYIENYHLR
- a CDS encoding glutamine amidotransferase, with the translated sequence MKILFIGESWHIHMIHSKGYDSFTSSKYEEGSTFLLSCLREKGVEVDYMPAHTVQVAFPQTAEALAKYDVIVISDIGANTFLLQNDTFYNMKVIPNALGLIKEFVVNGGGLLMIGGYLSFMGIEAKANYKNTLLAEVLPVEMLDGDDRVEAPEGVFASAVNAQHASVKGFGEWPMFLGYNKVSAKENTETVLNIGEDPLLVFGQFEKGKTGCFMSDCSPHWGSKEFLAWPHYADMWVNILKQIAR
- a CDS encoding DMT family transporter — translated: MSTKNLSTPLLMLATVLAGMLSPMQSAVNGQLGHVLKDGNASAVISFASGLVVMFFIIMSKKQYRQQFASIPSLIKTRKIPLWNWFAGLCGAMVVFSEGASASALGIATFQTALISALLLSGLLCDRFGVGVDEKKYFTPYRVLGAVLAVIATLFVVSPQWHSTSFIYLAILPFLAGLLAGWQPAGNSKVAEATGSMMVSITWNFIVGFTVLTIALIVRMALGHITLELPGTWWMYLGGPLGLMSIALMAILVRGLGLLMLGVASTAGQLLGSVLIDLLLPSLGNTVYLVTIIGTLFALVGAIVTTIPEFRATKSAKA
- a CDS encoding GFA family protein encodes the protein MHQGQCLCGKVKLSTAQDISALSVCHCSMCLRWNGGPGFSIDCKSDLKIEGEENITRYDSSLWGERAFCKHCGSHLFYHLKDTNTYYVSAGLFPDAKESKLTMQIYIDSKPLYYNFVEKTPMLTEQDIMNMFNK
- a CDS encoding DUF2339 domain-containing protein, producing MDDFLALIVTIFVVVSLYWQYHSYTNSNSLLYRIKQLEEKLTEQQEKLFKLLNKDKTVDIRAELDAQKSEVKDLSHDIKREPQSTVSTASTYQSKTVDSKTVEPINTTEHVQNKAQNKETPEYQRAQASQETTFNKVFPKEEKSVVQSSMANDINLENKQPNKPEIPTVPTPKEPESYQPKVATSRFARHYQKEAKQTYTELTSESLVENSTNVASASLAGSETGHLGNATPQVNRPASQYRPNLNPRPKRQQKSILGLIWNWIVTGNPLAKIGMLLLFFGLSYLLKYSIENELISASTRLMMAGTGCLTLLGIGWWLRKKNLIYALILQGGGVGGLYITIFAATKIYEFIPIGIALAIMVFICLLSVSLAVIHRAISLAILASLGGYLAPVLLSTGDNNYVGLFSYYLILSIGILIISHWQVWRLLNLIGFAFTFGIGFIWAIPNYSHADYLPCQLFLIANWLIFGIATELSTLKNKLKLNISFDATLLFGTPLIGFIFQHRLASEWEYGVAIASSLYGLAYFALSWFVLKRYREEGKLLAIAFFMLSATFATLAVPFAFSAEWTSIVWAIEGVMILAFSVLQQQKKPAIAGTLLVAVSFILLFNMPVTLLGDWLMIVIQVIAVFAVAVLWYRAKFTNIDNQTIGYVTLFISVVSWGYSVLLLQEYGEYWLYPEVKSITFAFILISCLGMYFAGKKTQFSELASCSILLWPISALIMLVYIYLAGSLIDNWLSAIIWVATFASGFYLLKVNTLLPKQRINKAFIHSMHLVFIGIFLFTEIIWLLDVTYLYVSLHFASVILAISLFIAISYMLAMRVNWIKEYQNTYWLVTLPVLGLLALSLIFANFNNGTESGIKFIPLFNLMDLMGIVGIWVGYKFISVIKQSPKYQALLQNNLPVFNYIIPAMIFWWANGILLRGLVFATDVDWSTYAIISSKVIQTVLAIIWAITALVAMVMATRKKSRSQWFIGGVLLAVVIAKLFLIDTSLSSGLLRALAFIGVAILILLIGYFSPLPPKKQTNNTRV